In a single window of the Populus alba chromosome 16, ASM523922v2, whole genome shotgun sequence genome:
- the LOC118052373 gene encoding non-structural maintenance of chromosomes element 4 homolog A isoform X2 — MEERTLKGLIQISLIPLLIKWRTCTNWKPREQVADAEALLDITNSLVASVKAHGHDGITPSDFVNGLLRDFGRQDGPGTSADGSRNLIAWKDIGVAVSHIFSSCPGCCTMVGPMDTELKQRKAVVGRRRTRPTGSVQPQEVNDSGAKERTDTDKNMATMFSILKNKRSVKLENLVLNRNSFAQTVENLFALSFLVKDGRAEIKVNENGWHLVSPRNAPDAGKVVSGEVAYRHFVFRFDFKDWKLMISAVEVGEELMPNRNQINMTSDSLADPIPVETQAGGPTTPIRKFSRNRGLVLQEKTVVEDSTPENDNIQVRIPAIRKGKRKMR, encoded by the exons ATGGAAGAGAGGACGTTGAAAGGGTTGATTCAGATAAGTTTAATTCCATTATTAATCAAGTGGAGGACTTGCACAAATTGG AAACCTAGAGAACAAGTTGCTGATGCAGAGGCTTTATTGGATATAACAAACTCTTTGGTAGCGTCTGTTAAGGCGCATGGACATGATGGAATAACACCTTCAGATTTTGTCAATGGTCTCCTTAGAGATTTTGGCCGACAAGATGGGCCTGGTACTAGTGCTGACGGTAGCAGAAATTTGATTGCTTGGAAAGATATTGGAGTTGCTGTCTCGCATATTTTCAGTAGTTGTCCTGGATGCTGTACCAT GGTTGGGCCGATGGATACTGAGTTAAAGCAACGGAAGGCTGTTGTTGGTAGAAGACGTACAAGACCAACTGGAAGTGTTCAACCCCAAGAG GTCAATGACAGTGGTGCAAAGGAGAGAACAGATACTGACAAAAATATGGCAACCATGTTtagtattttaaagaataaaagaagTGTCAAGCTTGAAAATTTGGTTTTGAATAGAAACTCTTTTGCACAGACAGTGGAGAATTTGTTTGCTTTATCATTTCTAGTTAAAGATGGAAGGGCTGAAATAAAAGTGAATGAGAATGGCTGGCATCTTGttt CTCCAAGGAATGCGCCTGATGCTGGTAAAGTAGTCTCAGGGGAGGTAGCTTACCGGCACTTTGTCTTCAGATTTGACTTCAAGGATTGGAAG TTGATGATATCTGCTGTTGAGGTAGGTGAGGAGCTAATGCCAAATAGGAATCAAATAAACATGACAAGTGATAGCCTAGCAGATCCGATACCTGTAGAAACTCAGGCAGGAGGACCTACCACTCCCATTCGGAAGTTCTCCAGGAACCGTGGTTTGGTTTTACAAGAGAAGACAGTTGTGGAAGACTCAACTCCTGAGAACGATAATATCCAAGTAAGAATACCCGCTATTCGGAAAGGGAAGCGAAAAATGAGGTGA
- the LOC118052373 gene encoding non-structural maintenance of chromosomes element 4 homolog A isoform X1, whose product MTRPVKREPHITPHPAAAGSTSSSSRLNNGGAETSDMGSQEATERRLLRSRYRDVKRIIIDGREDVERVDSDKFNSIINQVEDLHKLVQKPREQVADAEALLDITNSLVASVKAHGHDGITPSDFVNGLLRDFGRQDGPGTSADGSRNLIAWKDIGVAVSHIFSSCPGCCTMVGPMDTELKQRKAVVGRRRTRPTGSVQPQEVNDSGAKERTDTDKNMATMFSILKNKRSVKLENLVLNRNSFAQTVENLFALSFLVKDGRAEIKVNENGWHLVSPRNAPDAGKVVSGEVAYRHFVFRFDFKDWKLMISAVEVGEELMPNRNQINMTSDSLADPIPVETQAGGPTTPIRKFSRNRGLVLQEKTVVEDSTPENDNIQVRIPAIRKGKRKMR is encoded by the exons ATGACCCGACCCGTCAAACGCGAACCCCACATTACTCCCCATCCTGCTGCTGCTGGTAGtactagcagcagcagcagactCAATAATGGTGGAGCCGAAACGAGCGATATGGGCAGTCAAGAGGCCACTGAACGGAGACTTCTCCGTTCACGTTACCGTGACGTGAAGAGAATCATAATTG ATGGAAGAGAGGACGTTGAAAGGGTTGATTCAGATAAGTTTAATTCCATTATTAATCAAGTGGAGGACTTGCACAAATTGG TGCAGAAACCTAGAGAACAAGTTGCTGATGCAGAGGCTTTATTGGATATAACAAACTCTTTGGTAGCGTCTGTTAAGGCGCATGGACATGATGGAATAACACCTTCAGATTTTGTCAATGGTCTCCTTAGAGATTTTGGCCGACAAGATGGGCCTGGTACTAGTGCTGACGGTAGCAGAAATTTGATTGCTTGGAAAGATATTGGAGTTGCTGTCTCGCATATTTTCAGTAGTTGTCCTGGATGCTGTACCAT GGTTGGGCCGATGGATACTGAGTTAAAGCAACGGAAGGCTGTTGTTGGTAGAAGACGTACAAGACCAACTGGAAGTGTTCAACCCCAAGAG GTCAATGACAGTGGTGCAAAGGAGAGAACAGATACTGACAAAAATATGGCAACCATGTTtagtattttaaagaataaaagaagTGTCAAGCTTGAAAATTTGGTTTTGAATAGAAACTCTTTTGCACAGACAGTGGAGAATTTGTTTGCTTTATCATTTCTAGTTAAAGATGGAAGGGCTGAAATAAAAGTGAATGAGAATGGCTGGCATCTTGttt CTCCAAGGAATGCGCCTGATGCTGGTAAAGTAGTCTCAGGGGAGGTAGCTTACCGGCACTTTGTCTTCAGATTTGACTTCAAGGATTGGAAG TTGATGATATCTGCTGTTGAGGTAGGTGAGGAGCTAATGCCAAATAGGAATCAAATAAACATGACAAGTGATAGCCTAGCAGATCCGATACCTGTAGAAACTCAGGCAGGAGGACCTACCACTCCCATTCGGAAGTTCTCCAGGAACCGTGGTTTGGTTTTACAAGAGAAGACAGTTGTGGAAGACTCAACTCCTGAGAACGATAATATCCAAGTAAGAATACCCGCTATTCGGAAAGGGAAGCGAAAAATGAGGTGA